The Chryseolinea soli nucleotide sequence CATCACGGTGTTGGGCCCGAAAGAACGGGCGGCGCAACGCATCAGCATCATGGGCATCTGCAACAAAGGCGCCGGGATCCTGGCGCCTTTGGTGTTTGCGGCAGTAATATTCAGAGCCACCGATACCGATTTGTTCAAAGAATTGAGCACGATGGATGAAGCAGCAAAAAATGTTGCCTTGGATGAGTTGATACGAAGAGTCGTTGTTCCCTACAGTGTTGTGGGCACGGTGTTGTTAGGTCTTGGACTCATGGTACGCTACTCGCCTTTGCCCGAGATCAACACCGAACAGGAGAGCAAAGAGGTGGCGGCATCAAACTCGGGCAAGAAAAACATTTTCCAATTTCCACACCTCATCCTGGGCGCAATCGGTATCTTCCTCCATGTAGGAACACAGGTGATTGCCATCGATACGATCATCGGCTACGCCAACTCCATGCATATTGATTTAGTGGAGGCAAAAGTGTTCCCCTCCTATACGCTCACGGCCACCATGTGCGGCTACATTCTCGGGATCATCTGCATCCCAAGATTCATCAGCCAGGTCAATGCGCTGCGGATCTGCACACTGCTGGGAACCTGTCTTACGCTGTTGATTGCTTTTGCAAAAGGACAGGTGATGCTCTTTGGCCACGTGACCGACGTTTCGATCTGGTTTGTGGTGTTGCTGGGCCTTGC carries:
- a CDS encoding sugar MFS transporter, yielding MTNKIEVSSLTKRQTIISVLIIGLLFFIFGFVSWVNAILIPYFKIACELTSNFQSYLVAFAFYISYFIMSVPSSYLLKKVGFKKGMMIGFMAMALGAFIFVPAAYTRTYEIFLLGLFTIGIGLAILQTAANPYITVLGPKERAAQRISIMGICNKGAGILAPLVFAAVIFRATDTDLFKELSTMDEAAKNVALDELIRRVVVPYSVVGTVLLGLGLMVRYSPLPEINTEQESKEVAASNSGKKNIFQFPHLILGAIGIFLHVGTQVIAIDTIIGYANSMHIDLVEAKVFPSYTLTATMCGYILGIICIPRFISQVNALRICTLLGTCLTLLIAFAKGQVMLFGHVTDVSIWFVVLLGLANSLVWAGLWPLALDGLGRFTKLGASVMIMGLCGNAILPLLYAHFADVYSVRAGYWVLFPCYLYLVFYAFSGHKIRNWGFYKPSLNDAAATKNI